A window of Mixophyes fleayi isolate aMixFle1 chromosome 10, aMixFle1.hap1, whole genome shotgun sequence contains these coding sequences:
- the CHST1 gene encoding carbohydrate sulfotransferase 1: MQCSWKAILLLALASIAIQYTAIRTFTTKSFHMCPIPNPNNCSPGQDPTDYPDRLCEDGQPVNSNISRKTHILILATTRSGSSFVGQLFNQHSDVFYLFEPLYHVQYTLIPKMTQTKSAADRRVMLGASRDLLRSLYDCDLYFMENYIKPQPVNHTTDRLFRRGASKALCSLPVCDALGPTDIYLEEGDCVKKCGSLNLTLAMESCKDHGHVAIKTVRVPEVNDLRALVEDPRLNLKVIQLVRDPRGILASRSETFRDTYRLWRIWRATGRRPYNLDLTQLTTICEDFLNSVSTGFSRPLWLKGRYMLLRYEDLARNPMKKMEEIYDFVGIPLDANVERWILNNTRGDQSSAKHKYGTVRNSAATAESWRLTLSYDIVEFTQNACRQVLIQLGYKAVGSSQDLRNLSYSLIEDRYFMPFL, encoded by the coding sequence ATGCAATGTTCTTGGAAGGCTATCCTCTTACTAGCGCTAGCCTCAATTGCTATTCAGTACACAGCCATCCGGACCTTTACCACCAAATCCTTTCACATGTGCCCAATTCCCAATCCAAATAATTGTAGCCCAGGGCAAGATCCCACAGACTATCCCGATCGTCTGTGTGAAGATGGCCAGCCAGTAAACTCTAATATTTCAAGGAAGACTCATATCCTCATCTTGGCCACCACCCGAAGTGGATCTTCCTTTGTGGGACAGCTCTTCAATCAGCACTCTGATGTCTTCTACTTATTTGAGCCACTTTATCATGTTCAGTACACATTAATCCCCAAAATGACTCAGACTAAAAGTGCTGCTGACAGGCGAGTTATGTTGGGTGCAAGCAGAGACCTCTTAAGAAGTCTTTATGACTGTGACCTTTATTTTATGGAAAACTACATCAAGCCACAGCCAGTTAACCACACTACAGACAGACTATTTAGAAGAGGTGCTAGCAAAGCACTCTGTTCTCTCCCAGTCTGTGATGCACTAGGACCCACTGACATTTACCTAGAGGAGGGAGACTGTGTTAAGAAATGCGGGAGCTTGAATTTGACACTGGCGATGGAATCTTGCAAGGACCACGGACATGTGGCTATTAAAACAGTCCGCGTGCCTGAGGTTAATGACTTACGAGCTTTGGTGGAGGACCCTAGGCTGAATTTAAAAGTGATCCAATTAGTAAGGGACCCAAGAGGCATACTGGCTTCTCGTAGTGAGACGTTCAGGGACACTTATAGGTTGTGGAGGATCTGGAGGGCCACTGGTCGCAGGCCATACAATTTAGACTTAACTCAGCTGACCACAATTTGTGAGGACTTCTTAAATTCTGTGTCTACAGGGTTTAGCCGGCCACTGTGGCTGAAGGGCCGCTACATGCTCTTGAGATATGAAGACCTGGCAAGAAACCCCATGAAAAAGATGGAGGAGATCTATGACTTTGTGGGTATTCCACTCGATGCAAATGTGGAGAGATGGATTCTGAATAACACCAGAGGGGACCAGTCCTCTGCCAAACACAAATATGGCACAGTCAGAAACTCTGCAGCCACAGCTGAAAGCTGGAGACTTACTTTGTCCTACGATATCGTAGAGTTCACCCAGAATGCCTGTAGACAGGTACTAATCCAGCTGGGCTACAAGGCTGTGGGTTCATCCCAGGACTTGAGAAACCTTTCCTACAGCCTGATTGAGGACAGATATTTTATGCCTTTTTTGTGA